The genome window CACTGAACGCCGAGATCAGCATGATGATCGGAAATGTGACGCCCACTCCCGTAAGCGCCATATCCCCATATCCGGATATATGCCCGATATACATTCGATCCACAATATTATAAAGAACATTAATAAGCTGAGCCGCCACAGCCGGAAGCGCCAGGCTTATGATCAGCCGCCCCAGCGGTTCCGTCCCCAGCCGTTCATCTTGTTTCTTCTCCATGTCAACACACTCCCATTCTGTAAACCTTTTCTCCTAATCATAATACTTTTTCCCTTTTTCGGCAAGCCGGCAGGCTTTATCTTTATACTTTTTTAAGATTCACCCGCCGCCCTGCCGCTACCCAAATGCACAATATTCCCGTCGCTTTTCCTACCCATTTTTCACTTTTTCTATTCGCTTTTCCCACCATTCCCGCTCTTATCCAGCGTCACATTCAAATAGCTCCGTCCGGAAAGGGTCTTATTCACGCAGATACACCACACGACCACCACGCAGCCGATAACAAACCCGATCCAGTCAAAGAGAGCGGTAAGGACAAGGAGCAATAACCGCATGAATTTCAGCGCATATCCTAACTCAAAATTGGGCTGCGTATAATTTGCGACCGAAACGAAGGCCATGTAAAGCATTACTTCCGAGTTGAACCAGCCAGACTTGACCGAGAACTCTCCCATAACGATACCAGCGATCACACTCAGAGGCGTACTCAGCATACTGGGCGTATTCAAAGCCGCCAGCCGAAGCCCGTCAATGGCCAGCTCCAGGATCAGAATCTGGAAAATAAGCGGAATGTTGACGGTATCCTCCACTACCACAAATTCAAAGATTTCCGGCACCCACTCGGGATTCTGCATGAACAGAAGGAACAAAGGCACGAAAAACACCGTGAGAATCGTGATGATCGCCCGCGAAAATTTCAGATAGTAGTTGGTGATCGGCGGAAAATAATGGTCATTCGCCTCCTCGATCATGTCAAAGATAGAGGTCGGAAGGATCATAGTCGAAGGGGAATTGTCCACCAGAATCACCACTTTTCCTTCCAGAAGACAGGCAGATGCGGTATCCGGCCGCTCCGTGAATTTGAACTTGGGAAACGGATTGTACCATTTTCGCTTATAAAGCCCCTCCGCCAGACTCTGCTGATTCATACGCAGATCGTCCACCTTGATCTCTTCCAGCTTTCGCCGGAGCACCGACAGCATTTCCTGATTTACCCGATCCTCCATATAGCAGATCGCCACATCGGTCCGGGAGCTCTTCCCCACCTCTGTCATTTCCATAATCAGATGCTCATCACGTATCCTGCGTCGTATCAGCGCCGTGTTAAAGACGATCGTCTCCACAAATCCGTCCCTGGACCCCCGAAGAGACTTGTCCTTTTCCGGCTCGTCCACTCCTCTTGCCGGATATGTCCGACAGTCGATCGCGATACATACCTCAAATCCGTCGATGAACAGGCAGGTCACGCCCGAGAGCAGGTTCTTTATGATCTCATCAAAATCTCCCAGAATATCCACCTCCACATAGGGAAGGAACTGCTCTGCAAATGTCGTGGCATCTTCCGGCATCTCCTCTTTGGTAATTCCAAAAAAGGAATCCATGATCTTCAGCATGCTCTCGTCTTTCGTAAATCCGTCAATAAAGAAAAATGTACTCTTCTTTCCGCCGATCATGATATTTCTCTGCACAATATCAAAGCTCTCCTTAACCGGCAGTACCCGGCAGATATCCTGCACATTGTCATCAAGTCTTTTGCTTACTGTCTTCTTCTCCATATAAAAATTCCTCCGTCCGACATGGATTTAAGCCGCCAGCCAAAGGATTTCTGCCTTCGCGCTGCTACTTAGCGACCGTATTTACTACACAGTAATACGGTTATCATGTCCGAAAACGGAGGAAATATGTATGTTTTATAACGAGAAACGTCCAAAGACTGTTCCCGTAACTCTAATTTGCAACACCTGAAAAATGCACCTATTTCGTGGTACTTCCAAAGCCGCCGTTTCTTACGCTCTTCACATCATCATCCACGGTGATCCCATATTCCACGAAAATTCCCTGCATGAATCCGGTTCCTTTGGGGATTTCCAGAGTCTTCCCCTCATTCGTATCGTTCGTCAGCTTCGCAAAAATATGACCTTCATTATCCGAATAAAAGTAGTCGCTGTCAATGATCCCTACCGTATTATTTAATTGCAGGCGGTATTTGAAGCCAAGTCCGCTTCTGGGATAGCATTTCAGCACCCAGTTCTCCTCCATCTCTACCCGGATTCCGGTTGGAATCTTGATTGTCTTACCCGGCTCAAGCACAAAGGTATCCGGTGCAAAGAAATCATATCCTGCACTTCCGGAAGTGGCGCGTCTGGGAAGGCAGATCTCCTCATACAGGCTTCGTATCTTCTCCTCTGACTGATCCGCCCCGAACGTATCCTTCCAGCCCATAGCAAATTGTTCAATGCTCACCTTATGAAACTTCGCAATCCTCTTCATGTAACCTGACTTCTCCTTCTCTTAATGTCCTTTTCACATCGATCACCCGCTGGTTCGAGCTTCCCTTCCAGTGCAGGTTCTGGTCCTTCTTATCCACCTCGAACTCGCCGTCCACCAGCACGTCCAGATATTTGACGACCTCCAGATGGCGTATCTCCTCCCAGGTATATCCTGTATAGAGCCAGATCGTCTTATTCGGGAACTTCGCCCGAATCTCTTTTGCAAGCTCTGTCACATCATACGCATTCGCAATGTGGAGCGGATCGCCGCCGCTGAATGTGATTCCGCTGATATAATCCTTTTCCAGCTCTTCAAACACCTCGTTTTTTGCCGCCGTATCAAAGGGCAGTCCTCCATTCGGGTCCCAGGTGATTGGGTTATGGCAGTCCTTACAGCAATGACTGCAGCCCGCCACCCAGAGGACGACCCGAAGGCCGTCCCCGTTGAGCATATCATCTTTCGTTATATTGTGATACCGCATTACATACTTTTCCTTTCCGCTATTTCCTCCATCTTGGCGTCATTCAGCCTGGTATCCCCCTTCACTCTGGAATAGGACAGATACCCATTCATTCTGTCGATCTTGGTCAGATTGCTGCTTCCGCACACCGGGCAGACGTCCATGGCAAGCTCCTCATGACCACAGTCGTCACAGTAGGCCAAAGACAGATTGACGCCCTCATAAAAGCCCATATCCATCGCACGTCTTACCAGAGACTTGATCGCCTCCACATTATAGTTGATTGGATATTTGACGTACTGAATCTTGCCGCCGTTACTTAAATCCCAGAAACGATTCTCCAGATTCTGCTTCTGGATCGGGGTGATGTCCTCCGTCACATGACAGTGGAAACTATTGCTTACATAGGCACGGTCGGATACATTTTCCACGATTCCGTATTTTTTGCGGAACTGCTGTACCTGCACACCGCAGAGATTCTCAGCCGGCGTTCCGTAAATTGCATACAGATGGCCGTCTTCTTCCTTAAACTGGGCAATCTTTTTATTGATATATTCCAGGGTCTGAAGCGCGAATTCTCCGTCTTCCACCAGGGATTTCTTGTTATATAACTGCTGTAATTCATTCAGAGCCGTGATTCCAAAGGACGCGGTAGCCGACTTAAGCAGCGGTTTGATCTTCTCATTCAGTTTCAAATGTCCACCATAGAAGCCGCCTTCACAGTACGCCAGCGGATTAGTGGAGGCCCGCATCTCTCCCAGATACTCATAGGTCCGGATATGGAGCCGGCGGATCAGTTCCAGGTAATAATCCAATACCTCAAAGAAATCCCTGCTCTCCTGACGTGACTTGGCCAGGATCATCGGCAGATGGAGACTTACCGCACCGATATTGAACCGTCCCACGAACACAGGCTTGTCCTCGGAATCCGCCGGGTTCATACCGCCTCTCTCATACCAGGGTGATAAAAATGCACGGCAGCCCATAGGACTTATGATCTTGCCATACTGCTTATACATGCTTGCCACATAGCCCTTTCCGGTAAGGCTCAGCCAATCCGGATACATGGTCTTTCTGGAGCATTCGATTCCTGCCTCGAACAGATCCTCTGCCGGAGCTCCCGGTCCGTGCAGCTTCTCATCGTACAGGAACACGATCTTCGGGAACAGGACCGGCTTCTTGTGCCCGGCTTTCCCCTGACCGTTCTTCCGCACCTCCAGCATGGTTTTTGTGACCAGTTTTCCGTACTTACTGATATTCGTTCCGCTCGTCACGGTGATGAACGGATAGTCTCCACGGCTTGATGAAACGGAGTTGAACTTGTACTCCCAGCCCTGGAAGCCCTGCTCCATCTCTTTCTCCAGATCCTTCCATGCAACTTCCTCAGCCTTCTCCTTAGAAAGTCCCAGCTCCTGATATTTTTGAAGCAGTTTCTTGTGTGATTTCTCCGCATAAGGCTCCAGGATCTCGTCTACGCTCGGCACGGTAAATCCACCGTACTGCTGACTCGCTGCACTCAGCACGATGTCTCCAATCACGTCAAAGGCCGTATCCAGCGTCTTCGGCTCGTTGTACCACAGATTTCCCATCTCAAATCCGCCGGTCAGCACGTTCTTCACATCGAACAGACAGCAGTTCATGGTATCCCGCCTTGCTGACATATCATGAATATAAATATAGCCTTCCCGGATCGCCTGAAGTTCTTCCACCGTCAGGAAAAACTTTTTGTACAGCTCCTTATTCAGCTCATTAAAGATCAGACTCCTCTTGGTAGAGACAAGGGCGCTGTCCGTATTACTGTTCTCTTTATCCCCGATATACATGATGGACTGGCTCTTGCGATACACTTCGTCCAGCATATGCACGAAATCCTGCTTATAATTCCGGTAATCCCGGTAGCTCTTCGCCACGATAGGATTCACCTTCTCCAGCGCACCCTCCACCACATTGTGCATCTCGGCGATCTGAATCTGCGTCTTTCCCAGCTCCTTCACCTTCTCTTCCACAAACTGGCAGATAAACTTCAAATCTTCCTCTGTAAACGTAATTAAGGCACGATAAGCCGATTTATTGACCGCAACTACTACCTTCTGCACATTGAACTCTTCCTTGGTGCCGTCTTTTTTGATCACTCTGACATCTTTTAAATCCATTTTTATTCTCCTTTCCCCGACATTCTATATCTTGTGTTTTTGTTAATATGTTTTCACAACATCGTGTGCGTTTTTCCTATCCATCTTATCATTTTCTCATTCTTTCGTCAATAGAGAAAACAGCGTACTCCGGCGCATGAAACCTCAAACCCCCAGAAAATACGCTGTTTATGACTCTAAAAAAATTTTTACGGGACCCGCTTTCTCTTTCCGGAAAACAGGCCCCGTTTTCGTAGTTCATCTGTCTTATTTTTCAAGATTTCTATTTTTTTATGACCGGAATCGGTGTCTCGTCTCTGGCATCCAGATTACCTATATACTTCCTCGTCTCGCGCACGATCACCGGCGACAATGCCAGCACGGCGATCAGGTTCGGAACCGCCATCAACGCATTTAAGGTATCTGCGATCAGCCATACCAGATTCAGGGAGACAATCGGTGCGATCACTGCCACCGCCACATAGAGCAGCCGGTACGGAATCAGCGCATGTCTTCCACCGAAATATTCCACGCACCGTTCGCCGTAATAAGCCCAGCCAAGCACGGTAGAATATGCAAAGGAGATAATACCTACTACCAGGATCACCGGCCCTAAAACCGGAATCTGCCGAAACGCAAGGGTCGTCAGCACGCCGCCATCGGTAATCTCATTGGCGTTGATCGCCGGATTCTTCATGATCGTGGAAACCAGGACCAGTCCGGTCATCAGACATACCACAACGGTATCCCAGAACGTTCCCGTAGAAGATACCAGGGCCTGGCGGACCGGATTCCTCGTCTGGGCCGCTGCTGCCGCGATCGGTGCGGAACCCATACCGGATTCATTGGAAAACAGTC of Roseburia hominis contains these proteins:
- a CDS encoding spore germination protein, with protein sequence MEKKTVSKRLDDNVQDICRVLPVKESFDIVQRNIMIGGKKSTFFFIDGFTKDESMLKIMDSFFGITKEEMPEDATTFAEQFLPYVEVDILGDFDEIIKNLLSGVTCLFIDGFEVCIAIDCRTYPARGVDEPEKDKSLRGSRDGFVETIVFNTALIRRRIRDEHLIMEMTEVGKSSRTDVAICYMEDRVNQEMLSVLRRKLEEIKVDDLRMNQQSLAEGLYKRKWYNPFPKFKFTERPDTASACLLEGKVVILVDNSPSTMILPTSIFDMIEEANDHYFPPITNYYLKFSRAIITILTVFFVPLFLLFMQNPEWVPEIFEFVVVEDTVNIPLIFQILILELAIDGLRLAALNTPSMLSTPLSVIAGIVMGEFSVKSGWFNSEVMLYMAFVSVANYTQPNFELGYALKFMRLLLLVLTALFDWIGFVIGCVVVVWCICVNKTLSGRSYLNVTLDKSGNGGKSE
- a CDS encoding deoxyuridine 5'-triphosphate nucleotidohydrolase, translating into MKRIAKFHKVSIEQFAMGWKDTFGADQSEEKIRSLYEEICLPRRATSGSAGYDFFAPDTFVLEPGKTIKIPTGIRVEMEENWVLKCYPRSGLGFKYRLQLNNTVGIIDSDYFYSDNEGHIFAKLTNDTNEGKTLEIPKGTGFMQGIFVEYGITVDDDVKSVRNGGFGSTTK
- the nrdG gene encoding anaerobic ribonucleoside-triphosphate reductase activating protein; this encodes MRYHNITKDDMLNGDGLRVVLWVAGCSHCCKDCHNPITWDPNGGLPFDTAAKNEVFEELEKDYISGITFSGGDPLHIANAYDVTELAKEIRAKFPNKTIWLYTGYTWEEIRHLEVVKYLDVLVDGEFEVDKKDQNLHWKGSSNQRVIDVKRTLREGEVRLHEEDCEVS
- the nrdD gene encoding anaerobic ribonucleoside-triphosphate reductase; this translates as MDLKDVRVIKKDGTKEEFNVQKVVVAVNKSAYRALITFTEEDLKFICQFVEEKVKELGKTQIQIAEMHNVVEGALEKVNPIVAKSYRDYRNYKQDFVHMLDEVYRKSQSIMYIGDKENSNTDSALVSTKRSLIFNELNKELYKKFFLTVEELQAIREGYIYIHDMSARRDTMNCCLFDVKNVLTGGFEMGNLWYNEPKTLDTAFDVIGDIVLSAASQQYGGFTVPSVDEILEPYAEKSHKKLLQKYQELGLSKEKAEEVAWKDLEKEMEQGFQGWEYKFNSVSSSRGDYPFITVTSGTNISKYGKLVTKTMLEVRKNGQGKAGHKKPVLFPKIVFLYDEKLHGPGAPAEDLFEAGIECSRKTMYPDWLSLTGKGYVASMYKQYGKIISPMGCRAFLSPWYERGGMNPADSEDKPVFVGRFNIGAVSLHLPMILAKSRQESRDFFEVLDYYLELIRRLHIRTYEYLGEMRASTNPLAYCEGGFYGGHLKLNEKIKPLLKSATASFGITALNELQQLYNKKSLVEDGEFALQTLEYINKKIAQFKEEDGHLYAIYGTPAENLCGVQVQQFRKKYGIVENVSDRAYVSNSFHCHVTEDITPIQKQNLENRFWDLSNGGKIQYVKYPINYNVEAIKSLVRRAMDMGFYEGVNLSLAYCDDCGHEELAMDVCPVCGSSNLTKIDRMNGYLSYSRVKGDTRLNDAKMEEIAERKSM